A genomic window from Silene latifolia isolate original U9 population chromosome Y, ASM4854445v1, whole genome shotgun sequence includes:
- the LOC141629096 gene encoding protein FAR1-RELATED SEQUENCE 5-like, whose product MTDYDLIGHEWFSDLYDIREQWIPAYFKDVFMSGLMRVISRSEIENSFFDRFLLSPVTLIEFWMCFESAMEAQRHKQFKLNSDNKHSQIPLKTKLNLECGLKDGENIDNTKVFILTYSELLNNTWNIAYSPDNNDVTYSCSMFQKLGLLCRHCLWLLYNKIFQKIPEEYIVQRWTKAPMSKIVIDKDGKAIDVSQLYSDRKSLTIELWKEVYSCVSVAEYDEEDMKFLIEKLRDVRLEIIDKRSFPATKKDKMKEMEKYVGFKRPEKLVIQLPKKSKNKGRVRGKRNKSQLLKALKKRGREKRYCKTCGRQGHNSRTCKETNHLTCMYIFDFFLKYITF is encoded by the exons ATGACTGATTATGACCTTATAGGACACGAGTGGTTTTCAGATTTGTACGATATTAGGGAACAGTGGATCCCTGCCTATTTCAAAGATGTTTTCATGTCTGGGTTGATGAGGGTTATTTCGAGGTCTGAAATTGAAAACAGTTTCTTTGACAGGTTCCTCTTAAGTCCGGTGACACTCATTGAGTTTTGGATGTGCTTTGAGAGTGCAATGGAAGCACAACGACACAAGCAGTTCAAGTTGAACAGTGACAACAAACACTCTCAAATTCCACTAAAAACAAAGTTGAACCTCGAA TGCGGCTTGAAAGACGGGGAAAATATTGATAACACAAAAGTTTTTATCTTAACATACTCAGAGTTGCTGAACAACACATGGAACATAGCGTATTCGCCGGATAACAACGATGTTACTTATTCCTGCTCTATGTTTCAGAAACTGGGCTTGTTATGCAGGCACTGCCTTTGGCTTCTATACAATAAAATTTTTCAGAAAATACCAGAAGAGTACATAGTGCAAAGATGGACTAAAGCTCCAATGAGTAAGATTGTCATTGATAAAGATGGGAAGGCCATTGATGTCTCTCAACTATATTCTGACCGGAAAAGTTTGACGATCGAGCTGTGGAAAGAGGTTTATTCCTGTGTCAGCGTAGCGGAATATGATGAGGAGGACATGAAATTTTTGATTGAAAAACTGAGAGATGTTAGATTGGAGATTATTGATAAGAGAAGCTTCCCAGCAACGAAGAAAGACAAGATGAAAGAAATGGAAAAGTATGTTGGTTTTAAAAGACCTGAGAAATTAGTAATTCAACTTCCTAAGAAATCTAAAAACAAGGGTAGGGTTaggggaaagagaaataaatcaCAACTATTAAAAGCCCTCAAGAAAAGAGGAAGAGAAAAGAGGTACTGTAAAACATGTGGACGACAAGGACACAATTCCAGGACCTGCAAAGAAACAAATCATCTAACATGTATGTATATTTTTGATTTCTTCTTAAAGTATATTACGTTTTGA